A genomic window from Candidatus Thiocaldithrix dubininis includes:
- a CDS encoding DUF3488 and transglutaminase-like domain-containing protein yields the protein MYKQVTYSGMLWLLAAQLIVMLPFALNLPFWLIPVMLFSAGWRLRVIKSGISQPSKSWKFGLVGVGIIGLLLSGLTFPSLEAMSALLLLGFAFKSLEVVQKRDALVVIFTGFFLIALQFLYNQSISAALYGMLCMAILTAALIGIQQTIAEYSAKQNLLFNLNTAVFMLLQCLPLMLIIFVFAPRFQPFWSIPLLSTSQAKTGMTDRIAPGDIENLSQSTELAFRVTFKDEPPKQQELYWRGLVLNYFDGQEWRQFAEQYELDDLKYQLKNHYALPADAIQPQGKAIHYEVVYEKTGQPWLFSLTPSITSNADLMTGADYRLMNSQPLQAPLLLHLTSYPEQALDLHLDPYLQQLALQLPAQGNPQTRVLVQQLRTQYPDDVAYIQAVLARYSQQQFTYTLRPPAMGKDSIDSFLFEAKRGFCAHYAGSFVFMLRAAGIPARIVAGYQGGEWNKENNYLAVHQYDAHAWTEAWLAGKGWIRIDPTATIAPTRIEQNLESAVQAEQSFLANQHFNIRKVAWLNNWRKQLDAIQYHWQRWVLGYDGESQMAFLQNVLGELSIGKIGLVIMGLFASLALLWLLALGLLKPKAHEALEQQLYRRFSQRLAKHGIQRSNGQTPQAFAQQAAQAIPQWQTAIHAFTQTYENLCYLPESDRPALLQALKLQLNALK from the coding sequence ATGTATAAGCAAGTCACTTACAGCGGTATGTTATGGCTACTCGCCGCGCAATTGATCGTCATGTTGCCCTTTGCCTTGAACCTACCTTTCTGGCTGATTCCAGTGATGTTGTTTTCAGCAGGTTGGCGATTACGTGTCATAAAAAGCGGCATTAGCCAACCGTCGAAAAGCTGGAAATTCGGCTTGGTTGGAGTTGGTATCATAGGGTTATTGTTAAGTGGCTTAACATTTCCCTCGCTGGAAGCCATGTCCGCGTTATTACTATTAGGTTTTGCTTTTAAATCATTGGAAGTGGTACAAAAGCGCGATGCCTTAGTCGTAATTTTTACCGGCTTTTTCTTAATTGCCCTGCAATTTTTATATAACCAAAGCATTAGCGCCGCTTTATACGGCATGTTGTGTATGGCGATTCTGACCGCTGCCCTGATTGGTATCCAGCAAACTATTGCCGAATATTCAGCCAAACAAAACCTGCTGTTTAACTTAAATACTGCCGTATTTATGTTGCTGCAATGTTTACCGTTGATGCTCATTATTTTTGTATTTGCGCCCCGCTTTCAGCCATTTTGGTCAATTCCTTTACTGTCTACCTCTCAAGCCAAAACCGGCATGACGGATCGAATTGCTCCGGGCGATATTGAGAACTTAAGCCAATCCACCGAACTGGCGTTTCGCGTGACTTTTAAAGACGAACCACCCAAGCAACAAGAATTATATTGGCGCGGTTTAGTGTTGAATTATTTTGACGGGCAAGAATGGCGGCAATTTGCGGAACAATACGAATTAGACGACCTGAAATACCAGTTAAAGAACCATTACGCCTTGCCTGCGGACGCTATTCAGCCACAAGGTAAGGCAATCCATTACGAAGTGGTGTATGAAAAAACCGGACAACCGTGGTTATTTAGTTTAACGCCGAGTATCACAAGTAATGCTGACTTAATGACAGGCGCGGACTATCGCCTAATGAATTCGCAACCGTTACAAGCCCCGTTATTACTGCATTTGACCAGTTATCCTGAACAGGCTTTAGATTTGCATTTAGATCCCTATTTGCAGCAACTAGCCTTACAATTACCCGCCCAAGGCAACCCTCAAACACGCGTATTAGTGCAGCAATTACGTACTCAATACCCAGATGATGTGGCTTATATTCAAGCCGTGTTAGCGCGTTATAGCCAACAGCAATTTACTTATACTTTACGCCCGCCTGCGATGGGCAAAGACAGCATTGATAGCTTCTTATTTGAGGCAAAACGCGGCTTTTGTGCGCATTACGCAGGTAGCTTTGTGTTTATGTTACGCGCGGCAGGCATTCCAGCGCGGATTGTCGCCGGTTATCAAGGCGGCGAATGGAATAAGGAAAATAACTATTTAGCTGTGCATCAATACGATGCGCATGCATGGACGGAAGCTTGGCTAGCGGGTAAAGGTTGGATACGCATAGACCCGACCGCCACCATCGCACCTACCCGAATTGAACAAAACTTAGAAAGCGCGGTACAAGCTGAACAGAGTTTCTTGGCGAATCAACACTTTAATATTCGTAAAGTGGCATGGTTGAATAACTGGCGTAAACAATTAGATGCCATACAGTACCATTGGCAGCGTTGGGTATTGGGTTATGATGGCGAATCGCAAATGGCTTTTTTGCAAAATGTGTTAGGCGAATTATCCATTGGTAAAATCGGTTTGGTAATCATGGGTTTATTCGCCAGTTTAGCGCTGCTGTGGTTGCTGGCATTAGGTTTGCTTAAACCCAAAGCACATGAAGCCTTAGAACAGCAACTTTATCGGCGCTTTAGCCAACGTTTAGCTAAGCACGGCATCCAACGCAGTAATGGACAAACACCACAAGCCTTTGCCCAACAAGCGGCACAAGCCATTCCGCAATGGCAAACCGCGATTCATGCCTTTACCCAAACCTATGAAAACCTGTGTTATCTACCGGAAAGCGACCGTCCCGCCTTGCTACAAGCGCTTAAACTACAGTTAAACGCCCTCAAATAG
- a CDS encoding DUF58 domain-containing protein produces the protein MAAVFSQRFHHWLDQRLPKAREVTLNQRRIFIVPSKTAFAAFVAIMVLFILGINFQNSLIYAVSFWLLALLIVNIFYTYRNLSGLTISAIGIEPCFAGDNASIEIAVSCAPKQSKIALQLGWDKHDTVAFNLLQTHSVHQILTYPTEKRGYFSPPRLTIATYFPTGFAVAWSYIALDMRGLVYPKPQDYPFVQQGAASDLKTEDGIEIANGTNEFGGVRDYQIGDSPKHIHWAKYAQTNKLYTKAFVDYGSHDVWLDWQQLHLASTEAKLSYLCFQVLAFSQAQRQFGLKLPQLTLVPNKGEAHKNQCLRALALYGLDDV, from the coding sequence ATGGCTGCTGTGTTTAGCCAACGCTTTCATCATTGGCTTGATCAGCGCTTGCCCAAGGCGCGAGAAGTCACCTTAAATCAGCGCCGGATTTTTATTGTACCCAGCAAAACCGCATTCGCTGCCTTCGTGGCGATTATGGTGTTATTTATTCTGGGCATTAACTTTCAGAACTCTTTGATTTATGCGGTTAGTTTTTGGTTATTGGCCTTATTAATTGTCAATATTTTCTACACTTACCGCAATTTATCCGGCTTAACCATTAGCGCCATTGGTATTGAACCCTGCTTTGCAGGCGATAATGCCAGCATTGAAATTGCTGTCAGTTGTGCGCCAAAGCAAAGTAAAATCGCGTTACAACTGGGCTGGGACAAACACGATACGGTCGCGTTTAATTTGTTGCAAACGCACAGTGTGCACCAAATTTTGACCTATCCCACCGAAAAGCGCGGCTATTTCAGCCCGCCGCGTTTAACGATTGCCACTTATTTTCCCACAGGTTTTGCGGTGGCGTGGTCGTATATTGCTTTAGATATGCGCGGCTTAGTTTATCCTAAACCGCAAGACTACCCATTTGTGCAACAGGGTGCAGCGTCTGATCTTAAAACCGAAGATGGCATTGAAATCGCCAACGGTACTAATGAATTTGGCGGGGTACGTGATTATCAAATCGGCGACTCACCTAAGCATATTCATTGGGCAAAATACGCACAAACCAATAAGCTTTATACCAAAGCCTTTGTCGATTATGGTTCGCATGATGTATGGCTGGATTGGCAACAACTGCATTTAGCCAGTACCGAAGCCAAGCTCTCGTATTTGTGTTTTCAAGTGTTAGCGTTTAGCCAAGCGCAACGCCAGTTTGGGTTAAAACTGCCACAACTGACTCTCGTGCCGAATAAAGGCGAAGCGCATAAAAATCAGTGCTTACGCGCCTTAGCTTTGTATGGGTTAGACGATGTATAA
- a CDS encoding MoxR family ATPase, with protein sequence MTTSSPQLIHATLSQLNQVILGKDSQVKLALSCLLANGHLLLEDLPGMGKTTLAHALAKVCGLDYKRVQFTSDLLPADLIGANVFEPQPASFSFHAGPVFSQVLLADELNRASPKAQSALLEAMEEKQVSIDGKTYPLPQPFFVIATQNPQSQAGTFPLPESQLDRFLIRISLGYPEPLAEREMLKGNTGRTSLSTLTPMLNEGRLKALQSLVPQVKMTDNLLDYVQRLIAYTRQADVCQLGLSPRGSQALVKSAQSWALVQGRGHVLPEDVQAVFSAVAGHRLVGRHDTQGEALARHILQQVDVIA encoded by the coding sequence ATGACCACCAGCAGCCCGCAATTAATTCACGCGACTTTAAGCCAGCTTAATCAAGTTATTTTAGGCAAAGACAGCCAAGTCAAATTAGCCTTAAGCTGTTTATTAGCCAATGGGCATTTATTGCTAGAAGATTTACCGGGCATGGGTAAAACCACATTAGCGCATGCCTTAGCCAAAGTGTGTGGCTTAGATTATAAGCGGGTGCAGTTCACCAGCGATTTATTGCCAGCGGATTTAATCGGGGCCAATGTATTCGAGCCGCAACCGGCCAGCTTTAGCTTTCATGCAGGTCCCGTGTTTAGTCAAGTGTTATTAGCCGATGAATTAAATCGGGCTTCACCTAAAGCACAGAGCGCCTTATTAGAAGCAATGGAAGAAAAGCAGGTGAGTATTGACGGCAAAACCTACCCATTGCCGCAACCGTTTTTCGTGATTGCCACGCAAAATCCACAAAGCCAAGCAGGCACATTTCCCTTACCAGAGTCGCAATTAGACCGTTTTTTAATTCGTATTTCATTGGGTTATCCCGAACCGTTAGCCGAACGCGAAATGCTCAAAGGCAATACGGGGCGCACCAGCCTAAGCACGCTTACACCAATGCTGAATGAAGGGCGTTTGAAAGCGCTGCAAAGCTTAGTGCCACAAGTCAAAATGACCGATAACTTGCTGGATTATGTGCAACGTTTAATCGCTTATACCCGACAAGCGGATGTCTGCCAATTGGGTTTATCGCCGCGTGGTTCGCAAGCCTTGGTGAAAAGTGCGCAAAGTTGGGCACTGGTACAAGGGCGTGGGCATGTGTTGCCGGAAGATGTGCAAGCCGTATTTTCAGCAGTGGCAGGGCATCGCTTAGTTGGACGACACGATACACAAGGCGAAGCGCTTGCCCGGCATATTCTGCAACAAGTCGATGTGATTGCTTAA
- a CDS encoding DUF494 domain-containing protein yields MKENTLDVLFYLFDNYPDMGDNLSENRESMHDYLQDAGFLNSEITRAFDWLESLGDNAERVEATAHSYTTRVFSSYEQRWLDAECQGYLIYLENSGVISPEAREQIIDRIMELEDTDFNLDRLKWVVMMVLINRPEEGNSFFWAEGLNMHGGAPILH; encoded by the coding sequence ATGAAAGAAAACACCTTGGATGTTTTATTCTATCTTTTCGATAATTATCCTGACATGGGGGACAACTTGTCAGAAAATCGTGAATCCATGCATGATTACCTACAAGACGCTGGCTTTTTAAACAGTGAAATTACCCGTGCCTTTGATTGGCTGGAAAGTCTAGGCGACAATGCCGAACGTGTGGAAGCTACCGCTCACAGCTATACCACGCGCGTTTTTTCTAGCTATGAACAACGTTGGTTGGATGCTGAATGCCAAGGCTATCTGATCTATTTGGAAAACTCTGGCGTGATTAGCCCAGAAGCACGCGAACAAATCATTGATCGCATCATGGAATTAGAAGATACCGATTTCAATTTAGACCGTTTGAAATGGGTAGTGATGATGGTGCTGATTAATCGTCCTGAAGAAGGCAATAGTTTCTTCTGGGCAGAAGGTTTAAACATGCACGGCGGTGCGCCCATTCTGCACTAA
- the dprA gene encoding DNA-processing protein DprA, which translates to MLSEQELRARLHFWRAKGIGPGSMRRIVEFFGSAADALHASDNALVEAGLKAEGIQAYRALPADAAAVDWHWLNASEQHHVLVPEDPRYPSLLKTIRTAPGVLFVNGNAELLNDPQIAMVGSRNPTQGGKDNARAFAHYFANNGLSVTSGLAAGIDAYSHEGALDGGGHTLAIVGNGLDIVYPLRNKALYSRIAQQGALISEFPIGTQAHAQHFPRRNRIISALSFGVLVVEATLQSGTLITARHAMEQGREVFAIPGSIHNPLARGCHHLIRQGAKLVETAMDVLEEIAPQLNAWLHQDKPSLLKNTLYDVTAYEVTSADNLDPDYAKVLDALGYEAVAIDQIILNTGLTAETVSSILLMLELQGLVAACGGGHYMRLSPRERIK; encoded by the coding sequence ATGCTGTCAGAGCAGGAACTACGCGCCCGGCTACATTTTTGGCGTGCCAAAGGTATTGGCCCGGGCAGTATGCGCCGTATTGTAGAATTTTTTGGTAGCGCCGCTGATGCTTTACATGCCAGCGATAACGCCTTAGTCGAAGCCGGTTTAAAAGCAGAAGGCATTCAAGCCTATCGGGCGTTACCCGCTGATGCGGCCGCCGTTGATTGGCATTGGTTGAATGCGTCTGAACAGCATCATGTGTTAGTGCCCGAAGACCCGCGTTACCCTAGCCTATTAAAAACTATTCGGACTGCGCCCGGCGTTCTCTTTGTCAACGGCAACGCTGAATTATTAAATGACCCGCAAATTGCAATGGTCGGTAGCCGCAATCCTACCCAAGGCGGCAAAGATAATGCTCGCGCCTTTGCGCACTATTTTGCGAATAATGGTTTAAGTGTTACCAGTGGCTTAGCCGCAGGCATTGACGCTTATAGTCATGAAGGCGCATTAGATGGCGGCGGTCATACTTTAGCCATTGTTGGCAATGGTTTGGATATTGTGTATCCCTTGCGCAATAAAGCCTTATACAGCCGCATTGCCCAACAAGGCGCATTAATTTCGGAATTTCCGATTGGCACACAAGCCCATGCTCAACATTTTCCACGCCGTAACCGGATTATTAGCGCCCTGTCGTTTGGCGTATTGGTGGTCGAAGCGACGTTACAAAGCGGAACGTTAATCACCGCCCGTCATGCGATGGAACAAGGTCGGGAGGTGTTTGCAATTCCCGGTTCAATTCATAATCCATTAGCGCGGGGTTGCCACCATTTAATTCGGCAAGGGGCTAAGCTCGTGGAAACGGCAATGGATGTGTTAGAAGAAATTGCCCCGCAGTTAAACGCGTGGTTGCATCAAGATAAACCCAGTTTATTAAAAAATACCCTTTATGATGTCACCGCTTACGAAGTCACAAGCGCCGATAATCTTGATCCAGACTATGCAAAAGTGCTGGATGCGTTAGGCTATGAAGCAGTCGCAATTGATCAGATTATTCTGAACACAGGCTTGACCGCTGAGACAGTTTCATCCATTCTGCTAATGCTGGAACTTCAGGGGCTTGTGGCAGCGTGTGGTGGTGGGCATTACATGCGGTTAAGTCCCAGAGAGAGGATTAAATGA
- a CDS encoding DUF2796 domain-containing protein — protein MKTAIHLSYLVVFSLGINVVAAHAETATNANETAVMEQHGKHEHGVASLSLAVDNKGLEISLDSPAANLVGFEHQPSTDEQSQQVAKVKAQLENPTSLFDIPAAAECSLTKTELQAALMQVSSDSETAKPEHKHAADKHEHEHKQAGEKHEHEHEEHAHSDIEATWQFTCTKPAELGSLSTKLFAAFPAIKKLNVEWLNGDKASAVSLEQDAAVLLK, from the coding sequence ATGAAAACAGCGATTCACCTTAGTTATTTAGTGGTTTTTAGTTTGGGTATAAATGTAGTCGCAGCTCATGCCGAAACCGCAACGAATGCCAATGAAACCGCCGTGATGGAACAGCACGGTAAACATGAACACGGGGTAGCCAGTTTATCGCTGGCGGTAGACAACAAGGGTTTGGAAATCAGTTTGGATTCCCCCGCCGCCAACTTAGTGGGGTTTGAGCATCAACCTAGTACCGACGAACAAAGCCAGCAAGTCGCCAAGGTTAAGGCACAGTTAGAAAATCCGACGAGCTTATTTGATATTCCCGCTGCTGCTGAGTGCAGTTTAACTAAAACCGAACTACAAGCCGCGCTAATGCAAGTTAGCAGCGATAGCGAGACGGCCAAACCTGAACATAAACATGCCGCTGACAAGCACGAACATGAACATAAACAGGCAGGTGAAAAGCATGAACACGAGCATGAAGAGCATGCACACAGTGATATTGAAGCAACATGGCAGTTTACTTGCACTAAACCTGCGGAACTCGGTTCGCTGAGTACTAAATTATTTGCAGCCTTTCCCGCGATTAAAAAACTTAACGTGGAATGGTTAAATGGTGATAAAGCGTCGGCGGTTAGCTTAGAACAAGATGCGGCTGTATTATTAAAATAA
- a CDS encoding ABC transporter ATP-binding protein: MAVIELSELRYRWPKQTRDALYIPHLQVKQGEHLFIKGASGSGKTTLLNLLAGILTPSAGSIQLLGQALERLSGARRDRLRADHMGVIFQQFNLLPYLSVRENIQLPCEFSAQRKRQAGNLSLSTAHLLQQLGLEADLGRRAVTDLSVGQQQRVAVARALMGSPELIIADEPTSALDTDMRDSFLKLLFQQAEAQHSTIVFVSHDPYIAPYFSRVVDLNELNQA, encoded by the coding sequence ATGGCAGTGATTGAGCTAAGCGAATTGCGTTATCGCTGGCCTAAGCAAACGCGGGATGCGCTATACATTCCGCATTTGCAGGTTAAGCAAGGCGAGCATCTGTTTATTAAGGGTGCGAGTGGCAGTGGTAAAACCACTTTATTAAATCTATTGGCGGGAATTCTTACCCCCAGCGCGGGCAGCATTCAACTATTAGGGCAAGCCTTAGAACGCTTATCGGGGGCGCGGCGGGATCGCTTACGTGCTGATCATATGGGCGTTATTTTTCAGCAGTTTAATTTACTGCCGTATTTATCAGTGCGCGAAAATATCCAGTTGCCTTGTGAATTTTCGGCGCAACGTAAACGCCAAGCAGGTAACTTAAGTCTGAGTACTGCGCATTTATTGCAGCAGTTGGGCTTAGAAGCAGATTTAGGGCGGCGCGCAGTGACGGATTTAAGCGTGGGGCAGCAGCAACGGGTGGCGGTGGCTAGGGCTTTGATGGGCAGCCCAGAATTGATTATTGCTGATGAACCCACCTCGGCGTTGGATACCGATATGCGCGATAGTTTTCTAAAACTCTTATTCCAACAAGCCGAAGCACAACACAGCACGATTGTGTTTGTCAGTCATGACCCTTATATCGCGCCGTATTTTTCGCGGGTGGTCGATTTGAACGAGTTAAACCAAGCATGA
- a CDS encoding ABC transporter permease: MILLKLTLRSLWNRRSSLMLTVLSIAISVALLLGVDYIRKEAKASFLNTIAGTDLVVGARSGPVQLLLYSVFRIGNATNNISWQSYQEIAAKPNVAWTIPLSLGDSHRGYRVLGTNQDYFKHYQYGDKQALAFAQGQAFSQVFDTVLGAEVAKKLGYRLGDKIVLAHGTTSTNFNLHADKPFTVVGILKPTGTPLDRTVHVSLEGIEAIHVDWLGGVKIPGYQISAEDALKKNLQPKVITAFLVGLQSRAAAFRMQREINDYKREPLLATIPGVALAELWQALGMFETVLRIISGFVVIAGLLGMLTTLLSTLNERRREMAILRAVGAHPSQVFLLFVLEASVLTVLGCVLGVLLVYLGIFIARPWVMAEYGFYLKTWLPDAEALSLLAMVAALAVVFSLLPGAIAYRRSLQDGLTVRV, encoded by the coding sequence ATGATTCTGTTAAAACTGACTTTACGCAGCCTATGGAATCGGCGCAGCAGTTTAATGCTAACGGTCTTGTCGATTGCGATTAGTGTCGCGCTGTTATTGGGTGTGGATTATATCCGCAAAGAAGCCAAAGCCAGCTTTCTTAATACCATTGCTGGAACGGATTTAGTGGTGGGGGCGCGTTCGGGACCTGTGCAATTATTGCTGTATAGCGTGTTTCGGATTGGCAATGCCACTAATAATATTAGCTGGCAGTCTTATCAAGAGATTGCCGCTAAGCCGAATGTGGCGTGGACGATTCCCTTATCATTGGGTGATTCGCATCGCGGTTATCGGGTATTAGGCACGAATCAGGATTATTTTAAGCATTATCAATACGGCGATAAACAAGCGTTAGCCTTTGCCCAAGGTCAAGCCTTTAGCCAAGTGTTTGATACGGTATTGGGCGCGGAAGTGGCTAAGAAATTGGGTTATCGCTTAGGTGATAAAATCGTGTTAGCGCACGGGACAACCTCCACTAACTTTAATTTACACGCGGATAAGCCGTTTACGGTGGTGGGTATTTTAAAGCCAACCGGCACGCCATTAGATCGCACGGTGCATGTGTCGTTAGAAGGCATTGAAGCGATTCATGTGGATTGGTTAGGCGGGGTCAAAATTCCGGGTTATCAAATCTCAGCAGAAGATGCCTTAAAGAAAAATCTGCAACCTAAAGTGATTACCGCGTTTTTAGTGGGTTTACAAAGCCGCGCGGCTGCGTTTCGGATGCAGCGTGAGATTAATGATTATAAGCGTGAACCCTTATTAGCCACGATTCCGGGCGTAGCCTTAGCCGAATTATGGCAAGCCTTGGGGATGTTCGAGACGGTATTACGCATTATTTCCGGCTTTGTGGTGATCGCGGGTTTATTGGGGATGTTAACCACGTTGTTATCCACACTAAACGAGCGACGGCGCGAAATGGCGATTCTCCGTGCAGTGGGGGCGCATCCTAGCCAAGTGTTTTTGTTGTTTGTATTAGAAGCCAGTGTCTTGACGGTATTGGGTTGCGTGTTGGGCGTGTTACTCGTGTATTTGGGGATTTTCATCGCGCGACCGTGGGTTATGGCGGAGTACGGCTTTTATTTAAAAACATGGTTACCCGATGCTGAAGCTTTGAGCCTACTTGCTATGGTAGCCGCGCTTGCAGTAGTGTTCAGTTTATTACCGGGGGCGATTGCCTATCGCCGTTCTTTACAAGATGGTTTAACCGTACGGGTTTAA
- a CDS encoding DUF3299 domain-containing protein, giving the protein MRIQSWAGLILSLGLMAGCGEDKTAIATPAATAEPAFQEMSWEELELPGQGLKEIMQKYQPQIDAIPEGGKGEAEVMEKMQAELNSAPINPALNGKKVKIPGFITVLDAGDEKGMIKEFLLVPFFGACIHVPPPPVNQTILVKPLPDKSVGMERVFEPVWVSGTLSTSKAIVDVPQGSEQVHAGYQILDGQLEIYKLTDPDPNKASAAAPAPGTPITPSTQP; this is encoded by the coding sequence ATGCGCATTCAAAGCTGGGCTGGGTTGATATTAAGTTTGGGATTAATGGCAGGGTGCGGTGAGGATAAGACCGCAATAGCAACCCCTGCGGCTACGGCTGAACCTGCCTTTCAAGAAATGAGCTGGGAAGAATTAGAGTTACCCGGTCAAGGTCTAAAAGAAATCATGCAGAAATATCAACCCCAAATCGACGCAATTCCCGAAGGCGGTAAGGGCGAAGCCGAAGTGATGGAGAAAATGCAGGCAGAACTGAACAGTGCGCCGATTAATCCGGCTTTGAATGGCAAAAAGGTAAAAATTCCCGGATTTATTACGGTTCTAGATGCGGGCGATGAGAAAGGCATGATTAAAGAATTCCTGTTAGTGCCGTTCTTTGGCGCGTGTATTCATGTGCCGCCGCCGCCCGTCAATCAAACCATTTTGGTTAAGCCGTTGCCTGATAAAAGCGTAGGCATGGAACGCGTATTTGAACCTGTGTGGGTTAGCGGCACATTAAGTACGAGCAAGGCGATTGTCGATGTACCGCAAGGCAGCGAGCAAGTACACGCGGGTTATCAAATCTTAGACGGGCAGTTAGAGATTTATAAACTAACTGACCCTGATCCTAATAAAGCCAGCGCCGCTGCCCCTGCGCCGGGCACACCGATCACACCTAGTACGCAACCATAA
- the cls gene encoding cardiolipin synthase, producing MDIKQYVLLSLLFLLQLTFSIRVLLRTHRQPASRIAWLVVINAFPFVGVLAYLALGEVSIGLSRMQRLKSVQRCLELAQINNIPIQPPEIPIRYQALFTLGQSISGFFPVGGNTAQLLANSEAAIAQLVADIDAAQHHISILFYIWLNDNSGTKVADALVRAAQRGVTCRILIDRFGSRFLLRSPLWHKMRAAGVQLGIALPVKSLLLAPFTGRLDIRNHRKIVVIDRDITYCGSQNCADPAFTIKAKYAPWVDIWVRFTGPIASQNQILFANDWLLHVNEDTSQQLRLPTIAGFDDNVIAQVIGTGPTIRATATSEFISQLLSVANYHIFITTPYYVPDEIIQTALCTAAYRGVDTSIIFPARNDSWIVSAASRSYYISLLQAGVKIYEYQKGLLHAKTITLDNELSFIGSTNLDRRSFELNYENNMLIYNQAFTHDVQTRQRAYLADSQQITLEAVQAWSKPKQLWNNTIAMLGPVL from the coding sequence ATGGACATAAAGCAATACGTTTTATTGAGTCTGTTGTTTCTGTTACAACTGACCTTTAGCATCAGGGTGTTATTACGCACCCACCGCCAACCCGCTTCACGCATTGCTTGGTTGGTGGTTATCAATGCGTTCCCGTTTGTGGGCGTTTTGGCGTATTTAGCCTTGGGTGAAGTGTCGATTGGTTTAAGCCGTATGCAACGCCTGAAATCGGTACAGCGCTGTTTAGAATTAGCGCAAATCAATAATATTCCAATACAACCGCCCGAAATCCCCATCCGGTATCAAGCCTTGTTTACCTTAGGTCAGTCTATTAGCGGTTTTTTTCCAGTCGGTGGCAATACCGCACAATTGTTAGCCAACAGTGAAGCCGCTATAGCGCAATTAGTTGCGGATATTGATGCAGCCCAACACCATATTAGTATTCTGTTTTATATTTGGTTAAACGATAACAGTGGCACAAAAGTAGCCGATGCTTTAGTACGCGCTGCCCAACGCGGCGTTACCTGCCGTATTTTAATTGACCGTTTCGGTTCACGCTTTTTATTACGCAGCCCGCTTTGGCACAAAATGCGAGCGGCTGGCGTGCAGCTAGGCATTGCTTTGCCTGTCAAAAGCTTATTACTAGCCCCCTTTACGGGACGCTTAGATATACGTAATCACCGTAAAATAGTGGTGATTGACCGTGATATTACCTATTGTGGTAGCCAAAATTGTGCAGACCCCGCGTTCACCATCAAAGCTAAATACGCGCCGTGGGTGGATATTTGGGTACGCTTTACCGGCCCGATTGCCAGCCAAAACCAGATTTTGTTTGCAAATGATTGGTTATTGCATGTGAACGAAGATACCAGTCAACAATTACGTTTACCCACCATTGCAGGCTTTGATGACAATGTGATTGCACAAGTGATCGGCACAGGTCCCACAATACGCGCCACCGCCACCTCTGAATTCATTAGCCAATTACTCAGCGTGGCGAATTATCATATTTTTATTACCACCCCGTATTATGTACCGGATGAAATTATTCAAACCGCACTGTGTACAGCGGCTTATCGTGGGGTTGATACCAGCATTATTTTTCCAGCACGCAATGATTCATGGATTGTGAGCGCTGCCAGCCGTAGCTACTACATTAGCTTGCTACAAGCGGGCGTAAAAATTTATGAATATCAAAAGGGTTTGCTACACGCGAAAACCATTACCCTAGATAATGAACTCAGTTTTATTGGCTCAACCAACTTAGATCGGCGTAGTTTTGAACTGAACTATGAAAATAATATGCTGATTTATAACCAAGCCTTTACCCACGATGTGCAAACCCGGCAACGCGCTTACTTAGCCGATTCGCAGCAAATTACCTTAGAAGCTGTGCAAGCTTGGTCGAAGCCTAAACAGCTTTGGAATAATACCATCGCTATGTTAGGCCCGGTTTTATAA
- a CDS encoding VanZ family protein, translating into MQDTTTARLLAHKPQIQRPLRFMTWSLLALGLGIAALPHMPEMNVSHADKYMHMLAFFGFAFLLDISDTRSFWRYKVPILLGYGALIEIIQAFLPWRSFDPLDWVADASGVLLYWLVWYVVLRPLLATKLKP; encoded by the coding sequence ATGCAAGACACCACGACAGCGCGTTTATTAGCCCATAAACCGCAAATTCAACGCCCTTTACGCTTTATGACTTGGAGTTTATTAGCGTTAGGTTTAGGCATTGCAGCCTTACCCCATATGCCTGAAATGAATGTCAGCCATGCCGATAAATATATGCATATGCTGGCTTTTTTCGGTTTTGCCTTTTTATTGGATATTAGCGATACCCGCAGCTTTTGGCGTTACAAAGTACCCATTTTATTAGGCTACGGTGCGTTAATTGAAATCATCCAAGCCTTTTTACCGTGGCGTTCGTTTGACCCGCTGGATTGGGTAGCCGATGCGTCCGGCGTATTATTATATTGGTTGGTTTGGTATGTCGTGCTACGCCCTTTATTAGCAACTAAACTTAAACCCTAA